In Lathyrus oleraceus cultivar Zhongwan6 chromosome 2, CAAS_Psat_ZW6_1.0, whole genome shotgun sequence, the DNA window cTTCACATTCACACACACAAACTCACACTCATGTCAACACTAAACCATCTTTTCGATCTTCCAGAACAGATATGTTACGTACAATGCGGATTCTGCAACACCATTTTAATGGTAATCAGTTTTAACTGCTCTTCTTAATTAATTAACCTCATCTCATTTAGTTTTCATATGcaactttttttttaattcaatatTAAGTTGTTGCAGGTAAGTGTTCCATGCAGCAGTTTATCAACGGTGGTGACAGTAAGATGTGGTCACTGCACAAGTCTCTTATCGGTTAATATGATGAAAGCTTCTTTTGTTCCTTTGCACCTTTTAGCATCTCTTACTCATCTCGAGATGGTATTCAAACTACTTTGTGTTTGTTTTCTTCTAGATTTTTCAAGTGAATCTCAATAACATATTTGCGACCgttttcacttttttttttgCAGCCAAAAGAAAGTAATAGTCCAGATGAAGATGCAAACAAGGCTTTGATAACTTTTTCTGATTGTGAAGATGATGATATAATTCCAATCACCAATGTAGTCAATAAACGTACGTACTCAAATGATAcaaaaattcaaatttcttcTAGAACTGTTGTAAAATAGTAtagttttttttttcatatttatTTGATGGATGAGTCATTGTTCTATGCAGCACCAGAGAAGAGACAAAGAACACCATCAGCTTATAATCGATTCATCAAGTAATGTTACTTACACTAAACAAAGTTATGCACTTATTATCATTATATAAAGTTGTAAATTTTGAATTCTAATATTGTGAGTATTATTTTATAGCAGAGAAGAGATTAGAAGGCTAAAATCTCAACACCCTGATATGGCTCACAAGGAAGCTTTCAGCACAGCTGCAAAAAATGTAATTTAGAATCATACTTAAGAAATTGCATAATAGAGTACTAGTTTATATTATCATTTAAAATCAAACTATAGAATTTTTTTAAAGATGGATGAATTAAtcataattttaaaaaatattttttcatttcTAGTGGGCCAATTGCCCTCAAATACAGTTCAAAGGAGATGAGGAGAGTTGTAACCTGACAGATCAGCTTGTGGATCTTGACTCTCAAGTGGACCCTAATGATGCTGAGGTATTAAAACAATAATTTATAATTAACTgagtattttatgtttatttaaCAAGTAATCTTATAATTGAAATTAATTAACAAATTGTTTTATTTTAGTTTATTAAAAGTTGCTATAAGTAGAAAATTATTTGGTTTGGCACAATGTGCATTTATAGTGTTACCTGTCCCTTTCTTTATATCACATGGTGAATAGTTAAAGTTAGAGTTCATGCATTTAATGGAAAAGACTTTATCCTCATTTTGGTTTCCAATCAACATGACATTGATCCACCTATTTAGAAACTTTTTCTAGAATATTCTCAATAAACTATATTCTATTATTGATTGTCAttttttcattgcattttcaaaagTTAGAACATATTATTTGATGTGTGAAACATTCGATTTCAGGTGAATATTGAAGAAGAACCAGGTTTTCGTGGAAGAAAGGTAGCAAGAAATTCCATCTTGGAAAGGACACCATTTGAGTGAATTAATAATAAAGCTCTCTCATCTGAATATATGACAAGGAAGAAAGCTGCTACTATTTGCTGTTTAATGCATGCATCAAATGAAAGTTATTTTAATTCTGAAAAAAAAGAAAGGAAAACGAAAAGATGCTCTTGTCTTGGTGATGAAAGAGAATTAAGTAGGTTTAATAATTGACACTTTTATCTGACACTTTTTATATGTTTACTCCATCTATCTTCTAAAAGTATTCAGGATTATGAGAATGTTCTTTCTTTGTTTAAAGACTGTGTCTAATGTTAAAAGAGTCTGATCTGAATAAGATTTGTTTAAAATTATTAAATACACAAAGAATGTTTATACATAATTTATCAAGATTTGTATTTGATAATTAAACCAAATATTCTGAATTTAGAATTAAGGAGATAGATATTAACTTTTCATTTAACAAGTTATAATTTATAACATTCAAACTTCTATCACAAATTAATCTCAAAAGAACCTTTAAAAAAAATATAGTTTACATAAAAGAATATGGTTGAGTATGGTTTATATTATTGAGATAATTGTGGGTTGTTGAGATAATTATAAATTGTTCAGAGTATATCTCATATCTTGAGATAATTATGAGTAGAGATAACCGTTTCTCAAAGGAAACTAAGGATTATAATTTTAGATAAATTGAAccataataaataaataaataaataaataaatataatatatatatatatatatatatatattatatatatatatataatatattatatatatatatatatatatattgtaatACTATAATCCAATTAAAATTCATAAGAAAGAAATAAATAGAACTATAGTTACTCTATAGTCGCAGAGGTAAACACCATTTGCCGAACTGCGTTAAAAAAGATCGATCGTGTCGATTGTCTTTTACTTTCGTTTATCTTTAATCTTTTATACTAGTTGTTGTTCAAACAATTGGTATTAGATGAAGATTAATCCTGGTGCGAAATTCGAAGTAACAAGGTTCGACGAGACGGGTAATTTTAGATTATGGAAAAGGAGGGTTAATGATTTGTTGGCTCAACAAAGTTTACAGAAGGCATTGCACGAGACGAAATCAAACGACATGGAGGATACCGATTGGGCAAAGAGGAAGGAGAAGTCTACATGATTGATTCACCTATGTGTTTCACACGAGGTGATGTATCATATCCTGAACCTAACGACTCTGAATGAGGTTTGGTACAAATTAGAGAGTCAATATATGTCTAAGACGCCGATGAACAAATTATTCATGAAGCAGCGACTATAAAGCCTGAAGATGCATGAAGGATATGATTTATAACAATATTTCAATATCTTCGACAACATAATCACGGATCTAGTGAGGCTTTGAGTGAAGATTGATGAGGAAGATAAGGCAATTATCTTGCTCTGCTCATTATCAGGTTCTTATGATCACTTGGTGACTACTCTTATCTACGGGAAAGACATTATCAATATTGATGTGATTACCAGTACACTTTTGTCTCATTCTCAAAGGAGACAAAGTGCAGAGGTGGAACTCAAGGTGATAGTTTGTATGTGAAAAGGGGTCAAGATCTTGGGCGGAACAAGGTTGATGGAGGCTTTAGAAAGAAGAGGTATAAATCTATGAATCGAAAAATAGCTAAGTGTTATAGTTGCAAACAAATTAGGCATTGGAAGATGGATTGTCCAAACAAAAAATAGGGTTCATCTGAAGGAGAAGGGAGATCCAAAACGCAAcgaaattttaaaaaaaatctcctttagtgatccttacaaatgggcatgatcagtgataaaatcgttacctcttgtgacgatcgaaacctttgatgcagatctacgaagcgatcacgaatgttgaacgatgacaacgcctctactcagtccacacgaacggattccttcaatctcagtgctagctgctacgaatgaaggctttgagtgagagagagagagagagagaaagagaaacgaaattgcaactgcacaaatgcttatgcataagggttctatttatagaaccacttgtgtgggctgcaagctaaaaggcccacttaagtgtatgtggcccatatcttataatatgccaaaatcacttaagcgcgtggtaccttaccatatttcgtattctacttaagtacaccgtaccttacgatgtcctacaattcacttaagggaaccgtaccttatggtgttccttagttactatatctctcatcaatccgttcttttgtgtgtgaccctgtaggttttcgcggcattgacaaatatattaaatcacgtatttaacataataaatagtgagtggtatctaacaacacatcactgctacccaaggcACGAAAATATCTTGcgatctgacaaatccttttgtgataatacttatgtgtacaattacccttttacccttatgtctatattgaacacaaggcatagaccgtgtcatcccTGTCTAGTTCAATATCGGGctcatagacatttatcttgttacgcaggatgggcaaattccatctaggtcactcatgtcccttagcatgcttcatggagtacccatcaactgtctttatggtcatccagttacggacaatgtctgatcaacaataaggcactcgactctacctctagggtccatagtggtttcaagtcgaagggtgttatacaccattatcaccatgagaataaattatgacactttgcataacattctatatagtattatcatagcgggtcaatccattataaatattactcttaatattcatacctatgtttaagacttgataactccttatccatgatccatgagatgtgatcatcagtctatatatataatagtcttaatgttttaatgttatcccacttcacaataaggctcgactacggatactttaagaatattgtccttatgtttaatgtgatatcatgattaagtcacacttgatacattaaacggactacctattctagggactttattaaacaaccataataaagaaaaagccttttattattaataaataattcgatacaagtaccaaaagtattggcctctagggcttacaccaacatcatCCAGCTCTGCAAATATGGTTCAAACTGATGATTCTGACAGTGAAGTGGATATATTGTGTGTTTCATCCAGCAAGTGCACATATGCGTGGATTCTTGACTCTGATTGTTCTTACCACATGACATCACACTAGGAATCGTTCACTAAATTCAAGCCAGATAATTTTGGATTTGTTTATCTAGGGGATGATAAAGTTTGTACTATCACTGAGATGGGACAAATTTAAATTTCCATGGACGATGGTGGTGCGCAAACATTGAACGAAGTCAGATATATTTCAAATTTGAGGAAGAACTTGATTTCCCTAAGTACTATATAGGAAAATGGTTTCTCCTAAATGTACGATGGAGATATGGACATTATGAAGGTTAGTAAGGGTGCATTGACTATGGTGAGAGCAAGGAGGATTTCATGTAACATCTATAAATTATTGAGAAACACTGATGTAGGTGATGTTGCATCAGTTGAGTGTGATAATGATGCAACCAAACTCTGGCATATGTGTTTGATTAATCTTAGTGAGTGTGGGGTAATGGAACTTCATAAGAGAAATCTATTAAAGGGTGTTATTAGTTGCaatttgtcataccccaaaaattacccatcatttttcctaaaaaaaaaaaaaaaaaaaaaaaaaaaaaaaaaacgaaaaaaaaaaaaaaacgaaaaaaaaaaaaaaaaaaaagaaaaaaaaaaaaaaaaaaaaaagagaaattttttttaattaattaattaattaattaattaattaaataattaaaataaataaataaataaaatataacaaattattttggacttgggtctccctcattccaagcccattacccacgaaattagtctataaatactgaagtttcagtagaggagtgagacttggagtttacactgggagattcactggagaaagaaggaagagaagcaaaacactctgagatttccttggaacaaaaccttgaggaaaaagaaagagagaaaacagagaaggacggatagaaattttggcataggaaccctgcctacccggagaattcagagtaaagaaaccctgaaggcaacccatctgcaccgaagccatcgccgtccaattcccgctgcctaacttattccgatactacaagtggtcaatcccttcaaccttgaattggcaaacaggtttgcgtatctctattgtttatactttcaattggccatatctacatatataatgcatcatgattaaatgttgatatataatttgctttcgtatgggaatttaaatatgcctgaataccctgaatgtttgatcatgttattcctgtgataaaatgccataaaattcaaagttcctaacgtggggctgttttcaaattcaaaatccgtggcctattctgttttttttttatgttttatcatagccatgcattattcatcctatcctatttattgttgtgatatttctccggtgtaatcctcgatcgcaccctgatttggtgttctgacatgtttcttttttttgagtttcgtaaaggttcacatatcccaggaaaaggttattggctaggtattccactttatttgtgggatacccttgtggagtttcaccctaaattaatttttaatgtattaatttctaatgtattaattttttaatatattatttttaataattttaatgtggagtttcatcctaattatataattaattgtaaaactttgcctttgaataagtgatcttggacctctctttgttgccttacaattacgatattacggtcatgtcccgcgaacgtggggatacccttagcaaagacccttcggttaaatcatcataaaataaattatagtccctcggatgttgccttcgaatatacaactttgtccctcgatgaccctccgatgttgcctacggttaaatgatgatagtcccttcgaatgctaaggtatcctcataactgttgccttcaatgaccaatcgatgaccctacgatgacccttttacatccaaaggataaaactacttatttctcaataataaggacagttttaccctcataaggataggaaatgcccgtaaagaccttgggtcggtataactcttaattgctggctcacaacttaaaacatttttttttgcacctcacacctttcaaaatgcctttagaaaatcaccacttggtatacattcatactagaatcattaccgagttatatttttctaaacaattttcaaaactaaaacgggataaccactttgtatacattcatacaagaatcattacaaagttaaattctcctttcaaaacaattttccaaacaattcacaaacactttttttcagacaaaaataatataagtgatcgagcaattaagagcccatggataaccatggatacaaagggtgctaacaccttccctttgtataatgtacctcccgaacccaaaatctaaattaaggttttcctgttcttttccacctttccttattggataaaagaaaagtcggtggcgactcttgctaaccgcgacattgcgattaaaaccacaaaaaagtccagttcaccgtatgacagaactggcgactctgctggggaagagaaatatttaaaaagagaggttaccttaaaaacaagatcacttattcaatttgtctgatttatttttaagggattgcttgggtatgttatgcttgagtgaaagatcctacacccggatctagtgtaccttaggtaagtagcaagagatcatcgcgactgtccggcgtatactggaatggtcaaaatgatggctacggttaatgtggcactttggatgtcctgatgttcctcatgttagttgaggaaatatttggcattcgcgtggtgtcataaaagcattaaccagacctttagaaccctaattgactcatcctggccattagaaagtagtgagataactggcttcggttccgactggagttggttgagactcgatactacactctttgagattggactttagggaagcttcggtcaaccacttggtgttgcactgaagtggacttaaggaaaggtcaatgatttgagatccttctagaacccggttactattctaagacaggttgaaccaaccaaacttcagtggggagggtatttacctatggaactcacgcaagccttaaaacctaggaatgattgttgtgtgacttgcttgtgcttgttatttatctaacaacataacatcataacatcataacatcatggcattgtactaaccatttcaaggatttagggatttaactctgctaaaaaaaaacaaaaacaaaagcaaaaacaaaagagagaaaaaaaaaagctctttttgttagtttatgcaaagttaaatcccgaaagtccttgaaaacatttcatacattgcattgcatcgcataacaggtattctaaaggatcagtgttctca includes these proteins:
- the LOC127121376 gene encoding axial regulator YABBY 4, coding for MSTLNHLFDLPEQICYVQCGFCNTILMVSVPCSSLSTVVTVRCGHCTSLLSVNMMKASFVPLHLLASLTHLEMPKESNSPDEDANKALITFSDCEDDDIIPITNVVNKPPEKRQRTPSAYNRFIKEEIRRLKSQHPDMAHKEAFSTAAKNWANCPQIQFKGDEESCNLTDQLVDLDSQVDPNDAEVNIEEEPGFRGRKVARNSILERTPFE